In Zingiber officinale cultivar Zhangliang chromosome 9B, Zo_v1.1, whole genome shotgun sequence, the genomic window ttaataatcttGACAAAATCTcggttcaaaataaaatttgagttCAATTGGAATTATTTGAATAAAATCGAATTATAATTCGAAATTATTTAAATCTGAGTTTGGTTTGAATTATCCTTAAtttgaacaaaatttaaattaatattatgtaAAAATAACTAAAATTCGATTCAAATTTGACTCGCAAGCGACACGTAAACAATTGAACAAAATATTATGGATTCAAATTCAACTCGAGAAAATTACTAAACAtgatcaactacaaatcaaatatttttcgaGCTACTCGAACAATTTGAGAACGAGCTCGATTCATTTGCACTCTGTGTAAGATTCTTCTCTGACATTCCATATTGATGGCAGttttagaaatatatatatatatatatccttgcGCATCTGTACAGTACATAACTGTGCGCGTGCAGGATTCaactagttttaatttttttttatttgtttttgtttttttaattatttgtttttaatttttgaattaaaaaataattaaaatattttttaaaaattttaattttaggatttaggctttgagttatagtatcaaagctatttaggattcagactttgggttatagtatcaaagtcattttttttagattttaccttagGGTTCAGGTTTTAGGttataatatcaaaactattttgttttttagattttacctctggggTTCAGGTTTCCTaattagattatagtgtttggtttttaaagaaagttaaaataaaattaatttaagtattttattgagtattgtaatatgttgaggggatatattaatgtattaaaaatttatataaagaaatgttaatttttttaatttaaaatattaaaaaataaaaaaattaaaaaaaaaacaaagcttgATCTCCTGCGCGACGTGCACAGTCGTGCACTGTGTGCATGTCACGTAGGAGAtcaagactatatatatatatatatatatatatatatatatatatatttttgctcTTAAATGGGTTAAATTGGATATTATTAGATATGAACCAATTTATTGAACTATAATTTTCGCACTCAATGGATTTTCCGTCCTATAATTTAAAGGATTTTAGCCACATATTTTATAAACTAGAAAACAAAGTAATCATAGGCATTATTTATGGTCACAATCTTACTGGACCTACAATAATCAAAGTGTTACTTTGCCTTTATCCCACATAAATATCTCTTTTCTCTTTCAAACCTTTTTTTCCTTTAGGAAAAAGAAAATGATGGCAATATCTTACAAAGGGTGATAGAGACATTTTACATAAAATATCAATAGAATTGTTAAAATGGAAAAGGGTTCATaagatttctttaaattttaattttctttttaataaaATGACGATTAGACCCTGGTATAATATATGAAGTTGAATATTACTGTATGGAATAATCACATAAATAGAAGATTAGAATCACAAAGATGAAGATGTTATAGTAGAAGTGTAGACTTATGAGGAGGAATAAGAAAGACATATTTAAGATGTTATAAATACATACTTAGATTTAATAAATATCTCAATTAATTTACGTGAGACTATAACAAATATGTAtattaataaaagaaaaaaacttaattattaatgataacatataataaaatttatttaaatatatataataaaataggtCAGAATATAATCCTATATATGACATTCATAGTGACTCTGCTTAGTAGAATAAACTATAAAGACTTAATTATTATTGTCGGTTGCATCTTCTCAGCTCAGCTATGGCTAATTAgacataacatcaaatccaactgccatCGTAAAAGTAAAGCAACTTCAAGATTCTTCAGTCAGTGTAGCAGTGCACAATGCAAAACAAAGTTGAATTAAAGCAGTAGGGAATTATTGTGTTGGATAGCCCTTTGACAGCAGAAAAGAAAGTTGAGGAACACAGCAAAGATAATGGCATTAGATCATGCATAAGATTAACACTACTTATTGGTAGCAACCGCTGAGGACAAGCATCCTCAGTTGCTTGCAAGAAAACACTTCTACAATCATAGTTGATGGTGGTTCATACACAACACAATCGAAAACCAATGGCAAGTCTTGCCCAAGTTAATTACTCAAGGTTTCTTTGCCGACGAGATGCTTTGGATGGAGATGCAATCGATGGAGTTGGATATCATGTCATCGTTCGTGGTCTTCGGTAGCTCCAGAGCTTGCTTTTCGCCGGTTTTAGGGGATTGGTTCATGTGATCATTGCTCTTCCCCCATATAAGAGAGTAAAGGCCAATCACTATAACAACTGCGCCGATCAACCTACCAAGACGAAGCAAAGTTAGTTTCCATTGTAGGAAACCGGAATGAGCAAAAGATCTATTACCTTCCTAAAGACATTTCCTCTGCAAGAATGATGGAGCCCATCACAGTCACTATGATCATGCAGAGAGGGCTAAAGGCAGTAACAAAGACAGGCCCTCTCTCCTTCACCACTACAGCTTGCAAATAATATGCTAGTCCTGTGCACATTATACCCTTCGCGCGGGAGGTAATAAATAGCGTGAGAAAGTTCATACAAGTTTAAGCCATATGGTTGCCAAAATACAATAACGAGCATCTTACGGAGTAGATTGCGGCAACAAGCCTTGTGTCAAATCCTATCATCCAAGGTTTCACACCAGGATCGAGGATGAGTGCGACTGAACTGGCGAGTAGTGTGCCCATGACGCAAATTAGGAAGCTCAAGGAGAGCTCTGCGGGATAAGATTTTAAGGTGTTCGACTGCAAACAGTCATGAATCAGTCATCACGAATTAATTAGGTGTTCAAGTAAAGTGTCTAGTTTAGCTTTGAGATGCAATAGCACTTTACTTGTAGAATGAAGAATAAAGACCAACAGAAGCAGCTGAACAACAGCATGAATGTGCCAATGAGCCAATGGGTTTCATCCTGACTAGCAACTTCCGTATGGTGGCTCCGTCCCCTGTTCCATATAAACTCAACAATAGGACCTTTGTATAATATCATAACCAGAGCACCAACAACGGTAACCAGTGTTCCAATAATCTTTGCTTGACTGTGTCGCTTCTTAACGTCTACCTTCTCCATTCTGatcacacaaacacacaaaaaaaaagtgaatattaCATAGGTGCGGATTGATAGTATTTGAGATATTGCAGACTAAGTTTTCACCTTAAAATAAGGGCATTTATAAATGTGATCGCTGGCAGCACGTTATAAAGAGCAGAAGAGAAGCTTGCTGATGTGTACTTGGTTCCCAAGTAGTAGAAGTTTTGGTCGAGAACTGGTCTGGATCAAGTTCATCAAATATTCCCATCGTATAAGAAGACAGTTTTAGAATGATCATACAAACTTGAATTAGCTAGAGGTAAATATATCATTACTCAAGCAAAGCAAGAGCCACAATTTTGAGGAATATCTGAAGTGTCATCTTTGGCCTACCTTTCCTGTTTCGAAACATTCAAACCAAAAGTTAGTCCTGGATAAAATTCCCTTCTAATGCTTGAAAAGAACAGCAATCTTTGATAGAATCTACCTCATCTATTTTGCAACAAATGAAAACATGAAAAACTGAAATTGTGCCATTTCTCTGAGTTTGAGTGTGGAATTGTAGCATGtttaataattttattgttgTTCCTCTTCATCTCCTTTTTTCCCCTCCTATCCATCCACTCAGGTAAACAGACCCTGAGAGATACTAAATCATGTGATCCTTACTCAGACAACATATTAAAAAAGAAGGAATCATTAGGCACACTCAACAAGCATGTGTTGGGCCTACAAGTCTTTTGTCAGAGTTACTAATCAAGGAAAAGGCAGCAGACAAAGCATATTCAAAGTTCTTCGTTTTCAAATTTGAGAAGAAGGCTGTCGAAGTTAAAACAATAAATCCTACCACACAAAAACAAAGATACGACACTCCAGGGA contains:
- the LOC122023939 gene encoding WAT1-related protein At1g44800-like isoform X1, which gives rise to MGRLALATGLRPAAMRPNALRTIGLRFLAMDGRSGLLQASWASGEGFNEGSGRGEEELESELEVGGSVLLLECCRKGRPKMTLQIFLKIVALALLEPVLDQNFYYLGTKYTSASFSSALYNVLPAITFINALILRMEKVDVKKRHSQAKIIGTLVTVVGALVMILYKGPIVEFIWNRGRSHHTEVASQDETHWLIGTFMLLFSCFCWSLFFILQSNTLKSYPAELSLSFLICVMGTLLASSVALILDPGVKPWMIGFDTRLVAAIYSGIMCTGLAYYLQAVVVKERGPVFVTAFSPLCMIIVTVMGSIILAEEMSLGRLIGAVVIVIGLYSLIWGKSNDHMNQSPKTGEKQALELPKTTNDDMISNSIDCISIQSISSAKKP
- the LOC122023939 gene encoding WAT1-related protein At1g21890-like isoform X2 yields the protein MDFSDSWRSVRPYLAMIFLQFGYAGMYIVSVASLKRGMSHYVLVVYRNAVAAAIIGPFAFWFERKGRPKMTLQIFLKIVALALLEPVLDQNFYYLGTKYTSASFSSALYNVLPAITFINALILRMEKVDVKKRHSQAKIIGTLVTVVGALVMILYKGPIVEFIWNRGRSHHTEVASQDETHWLIGTFMLLFSCFCWSLFFILQSNTLKSYPAELSLSFLICVMGTLLASSVALILDPGVKPWMIGFDTRLVAAIYSGIMCTGLAYYLQAVVVKERGPVFVTAFSPLCMIIVTVMGSIILAEEMSLGRLIGAVVIVIGLYSLIWGKSNDHMNQSPKTGEKQALELPKTTNDDMISNSIDCISIQSISSAKKP